The Candidatus Omnitrophota bacterium DNA segment CTTCGCCGTCCCAACTCAGATACGACCAGGCGGCAATGGGATTGCCGTCGGAATCGATAACGGCGCCGAGGCGGCCTTTGGGATTGCCGCATCCTTGAGATACGCCCCCGCCGCTAGCCGAGCCGGGGCTGAATTCGGGCCAATCGGGAGAGGCGGGCAAAGGCGTGGGCGTAGGTAAAGGAGTCGGCTCAACCAATGGAGTTGGATACATAACCGGTTCTTCTTCCAGTTCCCGCACCAGCCGAAAGCCAACATAATGGTTGCGTTCGTAGGGTGGATAACTGTTGCGCGCCGCCGAACGGGCGTCTTTCAGCATCCCATTCCAACTGCCTCCCCGCAACGTTCGGCTGGTTCCCGATTCCGGACCTTGGGGATCGATCTGCGGGCCGTCAGCGTATGCGCCGTACCAATCCTGACACCATTCCCATACGTTGCCGTACATATCGTACAATCCCCACGGATTTGGCGTCTTGATGCCGGCTTCTTTCGTTCCGCCGATATAGCCGTTATAGGTATTGTTTCCCGTCCACCACATATATTGATCGATGAAGGGAATATATTCCGAACCGCTATCGGAATATTCCAAGGCGTCGCCGAACCAGAAGCGCGCCGTCGTCCCGGCGCGGCTGGCGTATTCCCATTCCGCTTCCGTCGGCAAGCGAAAAACGCCTTTCCCCATTGCGTTTAACCGCTTGATATATTGCTGGCAATCCTCCCAGGAAACGTTATCTACGGGATGATTAGGATTGAAATCGAATTCCGATACGGGATACCCCATAACCGCCCGCCATTGCCCTTGCGTCAGTTCGTATTTCGCCATGTAAAAACATTGGGAGACGGCGGTTTGATGCGGCGTTTCATCGGCGGAGCGTCCGCGTTCGTCTTCGGGACTGCCCATCATAAAAGCGCCGGATTTGATGAGGATCATTTCCAACGGCTTGTAACTATCGGCCATATCCGGAAGATCGATGACGATTTCGTCATTATCGAGGGATATAGTGGAGATAGGAGGATCGTTTTCGTCGCCATCGAGAAAAGCGGGATGGTAGTATTTATGGGGATCGAGAATATAAATTTCGAAATTGTCCAAATAAACCGTCAATGGCAGACTGCTGGACCAGTTATAGATTTGGATCAGCGGTTGAAAGCCCGTGGACGGCGGAGTGAAAAAGAGGGACAGCCGCTTATATTCTCCAACGGCGAAAGCGCTATTGTTCGGTGAGTTGGTGGAAACGAAGACATTCGGTCCCTGATCGATGGCGGCGAGAGTTAACGAAGCGTTGGGCTGCGCTGTGCGGATGGAACAGCGGATGAGAGCAGCGTTAGGCGTTTCGATGACCGATCCGAAGATCATTAATCCTTGGCCGGGATTGGCTGTTATAATGGCTCCGCGTCCGTCCGTCGCGTTGGTGAAGGCGTGATCTGTAGGAATAGCGCCGAACGATAGTTTGGCTCTAGGATAATAATCGAATCCCGCGCCCATAACGGTTAGACCGTTTTCTTCCGCAGTATCACCGGAGAACTCGATGCGAATGGGAGCATAAGAATCGTTGTTGGCCGAAATGAATGATGCGCCAATGACGAATAGGGAAATAATGCGAATGAATCGCGACATAAAACCATCCCCCCTTTCATAGGACCTATATAGTATAATATACGGATTGGATAGTTTTATGTCATCCTGTTTTTCACCAATTTTTCCCCGAATGAAAATGCTCCTGCCTTTCTTGGAACAATTGCGATAATCCCAGTTCTTGCAATTGCTCTTGAGCGGGTAGAAAACGGTCGCCAAGTTTGTCCAGCCATTGCTGCAATTCGTTTTCCAATTCCTGGCGGACGGCGGCGAAATCGGGATCTTTGATGCGATTGATCGTTTGATAGGGATCCTCTTGGTTGTCGTATAACACCCAGCCCAAATCTTTCCAACGGGCGTAGGTATAGCGCTTCGTGCGCACGCCGCGCCATTCGCGCCCATGCCAGATGTTGGCTTGATCGGAGGGAACGATGTCCATGATGGGGACGGAATTATGCTCCTTGCCTTCGCCTGCAAGAATGCGTTGGCTTAGGTTCCAGCCCTGCATAACGGAGGGCGCCGGTACGCCGAGCAGGCCCAAAAGCGTCGGCGCCATGTCGGCGGTTCCCACAAGCGCATCGCAGCGCTCACCGGCGGGAATGAGTCCCGGCGCACTGAGGATTAATGGAACGCGGATCGATTCTTCCCACGGCTGCTGCTTCTTGACGCGGTCGTGAGACCAAAGCATGTCGCCATGATCCGCCGTGTAAACGATTAAAGTATTTTCGCGCAAGCCCAATTCATCCAGCGTTTGCAGCAGCCACCCCGCGTTATGATCCAAGGCGCTGATGGCGGCGTAGTAATCGGCCACCGTGCGCTGCGGGGCGTTGATGGCGTTGCGCGGCAGCTGGATTTCTCTGGGATCGTACATAGTGCGGTACGATTCGGGAACGAGTTCGTAAGGAGCGTGAGGCGGCCCCCAAGAAAGCATAAGGAAGAAAGGCTCTTCCTTATATTTCTTGATAAAATCGATGGCGAGATCGGTCTGGATATCCGGTTCGTAGCCTGGGCGGCGGACGAGTTCCGGCGCATCGAGATAATATTTGGGATCGAAATAGGCGTGGGAGCAATTATAAGCCGCCCAAAAATCGTCGAAGCCCTGCCGCCGGGGACCGGGCGGCGTGAACTTGCTGCGGGGAATGCCGTCCAAGTGCCACTTGCCGATATAGCCGGTGCGATACCCTTGCGCGCGAAGCAGCGACGCCAACGTATCTTGACCTGTGGGCAAGGGAAGATCGTTGACCACGGCGCGGTTGGTCAGGGGATATTTACCCGTCAATAAAATGGCGCGGCTGGGAGTACAGACGGGGCAGTTGGCGACGCCGTTGGCGAAGAAGGTTCCTTCCCTCGCCAGACGGTCGAAAGTGGGCGTCATGACCTGGCCGTTTCCGGCGCAGCCCATATCCATTCCCCGGTGTTGATCGGCGTAGAGAAAGAGGATGTTCCATTTTTTTCCCTCAACGCGCGCAAGTTGGTTTTCTGAAATCGCCCCCATGTCAGCATCGGCGATCAAAGTTCTGTGTTTTGAAATCATTTTCTAATCCTTTACGTTTTCCATCCATCTGCTCGACAGCGGCGCATTTTTTCGATAGGATTTCGTTAATACTTAATCATGTTTTCAACCGTGGAGTAAAGCGTCATGTCCCAAACAGAACCGATTTTGCGGATGGCGGGGATCGTCAAGAATTATCCCGGCGTACAGGCGTTGAAGCAGGTGAATTTCGATGTGCGCGAGGGCGAGGTTCACGCCTTGGTGGGCGAGAATGGAGCGGGAAAATCGACGCTCATGAAAATCCTCGCAGGCGCGGAAAACATGGACTCCGGCGAAATTTTTATCGGGGGAGAGAAAGCGCTTATCGATTCACCCCATAAAGCGCAGGCGTTGGGCGTCTCCATCATCTACCAGGAATTCAATCTTGTTCCCCAATTGGGAGCGGCGGAAAATATTTTTCTGGGAAAAGAACCGACGCGCTTTGGATTCGTCGATTTCAAGCGGGAGAAGCGCGAAGCCGCCCAGCTGCTGGAACGGTTGGGCATCTCCTTCGATCTGGACGAGCCGGTAAACCGCCTCTCCATCGCGCAGCAGCAAATGGTGGAGATCGCCAAAGCCTTGTCCGTCAAAGCAAAGATCATCGCTATGGATGAACCCTCGGCGACGTTGACTCTGCACGAACTGAAAAATCTGTTCGCCCTGATTCGGACTTTGAAAGAGCAAGGCGTCAGCATCGTTTATATTTCCCACCGCTTGGAAGAAATCTTCGAAATTTGCGACCGGCTGACGGTGCTGCGCGACGGCGAGTGGATTGGAACGAAAGAGATCAGCGAGGTGGACCGCGAAGGCATCATCGAGATGATGGTAGGCCGCAAGATCACGGAAGAATTTCCCAAAGAAGTTTTCTCGCCCGGCGAAGAAATCCTGCGCGTGGAAGGGCTGGGGCGCGGCTTCGTGAAGGATGTTTCCTTCAACATACGCAAAGGCGAAATTACGGCGTTGACCGGGCTGGTAGGCGCAGGACGCACGGAAACGGCGCGCATGGTCTTCGGCGCGGATCAACCGGAAGCGGGCGTGATATATTTCGAGGGCAAGATGATTCATATCGCCTCGCCGCGCCAAGCCATCGATTTGGGCATTTGCTTGCTTACCGAAGACCGCAAAGGGCAGGGATTGGTTTTGGGGATGCGTATTCGCGAAAACATTACTCTGCCGACGCTGATGGAGTTCTGCCGTTATCTTTTCATTCAAGGGAAGAAGGAACGGGAGACGGCGGATCGTTCCATGAAGGAACTAACCATCAAAGCTCCCAGCGCCGAAACGGAGGCGCAGAATCTATCCGGCGGCAATCAGCAAAAAGTCGTCTTGGCGAAATGGCTGCTCGCCCATTCGAAACTCTTCATCTTCGACGAACCCACGCGAGGCATCGACGTGGGCGCAAAGCGGGAAATTTATTTATTGATGAATGAACTCTTGCGCCGGGGCGCCGGGATATTGATGATCTCGTCGGAACTGCCGGAAGTGCTGGGCATGGCGGACCGCGTTCTGGTGATGAGCGCGGGGCGGGTGGTCGGCGAACTGTCGCGCTCGGAAGCGACGCAAGAGAAAATCATGGACCTGGCGACTAGTTCGCCCAAACGCTCGGAGTTTGCAGCCTGATGATAACGAAATCTCAAACGCTTTCCGAAAGCGGCCATCCCCCTTACGACCTGCTGAGTTGGGGGAAGCCATGCGAGAAATTTCCTGCGTGGTTTTGGGCGGGCGCGTTTATCATCGCCGCATCGGAAACGCTGCTCTATTACCGCATCGAGCCGGTGTACACTCATTTCACTCTAATCGTCTGGTGGGGGTATATTCTTTTTCTCGATGGAATCATCAAGCGCCGCCGGGGCGTTTCCTTTCTTGCCGACCGTCCACGCTTTTTCGTTTTCATGGCGGCGGTCTCGCTCTTCTGGTGGCTGATTTTCGAATTTTACAATTGTTATTTGGAAAATTGGATTTATATCGGATTGCCGCCCAACATTATCCATCGCTATATCTGTTATGCGCTCGCCTATGCCACCATCACGCCCGCTATATTGGAAACCTACGAAATTTTTCTGACGTTTTGGCCGCCGCGACAGAAATTGGATTTTACTCGCCGACCGCATAAGACAACCGTATGGCTTTGGTTCTTTTTCGGATTGCTAAGCGTTACGGTTCCTTTGCTGATCCCTTGGCGCGAGGTGCGGCATTATCTCTTCGCCTTTGTCTGGATGGGATTCGTCTTTCTGTTGGAGCCGCTCGCCTATTGGAGCGGCGGCTATTCGCTGCTGCGTCTTTGGTCGGCGGGATGCCGCAAGTTAGCGTGGCTGATGTTCGTCTCCGGCGGCGTCTGCGGCTTGTTGTGGGAATTTTGGAATTATTGGGCGGGCGCCAAGTGGCTCTATACCATACCTTTTTCGTACTGTTTCGATTATCTCAATTTGCATTTGATTCAATTATTTGGCTATGTTCGTTATTTCGAAATGCCTTTCATCGGCTTTTTGGGTTTCCTGCCTTTCGCCTGGGAATGCTTGGTTCTTATCCAATTTACGGCTCTGGCGGCGGGCGGATTTCCCCTCACACCGAACGATTCCGTTCCCTCACGGAAAATGGTTTGGGGAGCGAGAGGACTATTGGCGCTTCTCTTCGGCGTCTTCGTCCTGGCGTATGCGATTCAAGATAAAAGATATTTTCCAATTGATAGTTTCTCGCTTTCGGCGCCTTCTGCTGGGAAAAATGACGAAGCCGCGTTGAAAATGTGGTTGGAGTATTTAAGCGACAGCAAACCGCCGCCTTCGGCGTTGGAACAAGACATCCAGTGGAGTCCTCATCTTGCGGCGTCAAGAGAATTGTTTCGTCGATTGCGATTTAAGCAAAACTATCCCAATGTTCGCCTTCGCTGGTGGACGGACCGCCAGTTGCGGGAATACGCCGTCTATGCGCGCTTTAACTGGGCGCTGCGCAAGGAAATAACGCCGCCGCCATTATGATTTCCGCTATTCATCGCAACCACAAAAAGAAATTCTTCTTTCTCCACGAGAAAAAAAATCCCAAAATTTTTGAAACATTTTCAGGGCGCCATACGTACTAATTATCAAAGGCGTTGAAAAAATAATTGAAAATATGCGAAACGAAAAACCAATGGGATCGTTTTATCTTATTATGCAGGCGGATAGGAAAAGGGAAAAATTAGCTGCTGGATTATTTGGAACGATAGCGTATGAAAGAACTCCAGGAGTTGAGAAGATGTTGAATGATCGTTTGAAAAACCATCGAGACCGATCCGGCGAACGCGCCGACCGCCATAAAAGGCCGACGTTATCGGCGATGCAAGAGAGCGAGCGCATCAAGCGGTTCGAACGCTTTCTCGAAAACCGAGGCTGTCCGACGCGCCTGGTCTACCATGCTGCGAACGAGAAGATCGACTGGATCGATTGAATGCGAGGATAAGAAAGCCGGGAAACATTAAAGAAAAATAAAGAAAGGAAGAACGGGAGTTTTACTCCTTCAAAATATTCAAGCATTACTTCCTCCCCACTTTTGGCTACAGCGGAGTTCTCTACAATTAGCGGCTCCGCTTTTTTTTTATGATTCGCATGAATGTAAAAACAGTGACAAGTGACAAGTGATTAGTGACACGTGATTAGTAAAAGAAATTCGATGACTTACAAAATATGTTCCGCTCACCTTTTGGGCGATAAGGATATCTTGGCGCAATGTCATTTAAAACAAGGAATATATTGTATAAATCAATCGCCAGCTGCCGTTTTTGGGAATATAAAGATGGGAGGGAAAAAGACGCGAAAATAGGATGAGGGATAAAAAAGGATAATGCGGGGGATAACATCAAAAATTATCCCCTTAAAATTGGAAAATCTATTTTTAAACAATTGGAAAACCGGGGCGGCAAGGCTTTGGCATTTTGTCTTTCTCTTTCCTCTTTTTTTCCGAGATGCGAATGAAACGATCAAGGAAAGGAAAGATAAAATTCGCTTGCCGCCCGGCGGTTTGATCCTGCTTTTTTCTCAATATTCTCCGATGTCGCCAGGGGGCTTCATGCCCTATAGGCAAGCCGGTTCCCAGGCAATCGTTTCGCCATGCCAATCACAGTCTGGCGAAACGACTGTGAGTTCCACCCCCGCTACTCATTCACCGATGCGCACCCTAAAAAGGCTGCGCAAGGTTATCGACGATGCCATCCTCTTCCACTTCGCTATTTAGCGGCGAGTACGGCGGGGACTGCTCGGCGCGCGCCGTGAGAAGGTCCCTCTGTTATTGTGGGGAAGGGCGCAAATTGGACGCGATAATGGAATGATGATTGATGATTGATGAGCCCCCCCTACCGAGGAAAGGCACTCGGCGATAGTAGGAAGAAAAGCCCTGCCGCCCCGCCGTTGAAACGGCGGGCTATTACCGTTTGCTCCTTTAAAGGGGCATGTGGCAATAGCCAGCCTTTCAAGGCTGGGATGCGGCGAGTATATGGTATTATTAGCTGCGTAACATGAGTTAGTAAAAGGCAAGAGATCGGTATTGACAAAGAAAACGTAATTTGCAAGGTTTATCATAACGATGAAAGCGGTATCGATCGTCGTGAAAGAATGGCTTCAGGAGATAATGATGAAAAACAATCGTCGAGAATTCATGAAAAAATCCACGCAAAACGCGGCTCTGGCTTCCGTGTTGGTTAGCATCGGCTCCCATTCGATTCTTGGCGCCAACGAGCGCATCCGCCTGGGCGGCATTGGCGTCGGCGACCGGGGCCAAGACCGTTTGCGCGCCGCGATGAAGTTCAATGCGGAAGCCGTCGCCTTATGCGACGTGAACCAATTGATGCTGGAACAGGCTCGGGAGAAACTTGGCGGGACGGCGGAACTTTATAAAGAGCACGAAAAACTGTTGGAGCGCAACGACATCGACGCCGTCGTGCTGGCAACGCCGGATCATTGGCATCACGATATTTTTCTCGACGCGATGGCGGCGGAGAAAGACGCATACCAGGAAAAACCTCTTTCCCACACCATCGAAGAAGGCGCCAGCATGGTAAAGGCGGCGAAGAAAACGGATCGGGTGGTGCAGATCGGCAACCACCGCCGCAGCGGGACGCATTGGCATGAAGCGTTCAAAGCCATCAAGGAAGGCGTTATCGGCGAAGTGAAATGGGTGCGGACCTACGACTGCCGCAATTTCTCCAACGGCGATCCTTACCAGATCCGAGGCCGGAACAAAGCCCTATACGATCCGGAAAAAATCGATTGGAAGCGCTTTCTTGGCAAAGCGCCGCAAAAACCCTACAGCAGCGACCGCGCCTCGGCCTGGCGCTGGTT contains these protein-coding regions:
- a CDS encoding formylglycine-generating enzyme family protein, with translation MSRFIRIISLFVIGASFISANNDSYAPIRIEFSGDTAEENGLTVMGAGFDYYPRAKLSFGAIPTDHAFTNATDGRGAIITANPGQGLMIFGSVIETPNAALIRCSIRTAQPNASLTLAAIDQGPNVFVSTNSPNNSAFAVGEYKRLSLFFTPPSTGFQPLIQIYNWSSSLPLTVYLDNFEIYILDPHKYYHPAFLDGDENDPPISTISLDNDEIVIDLPDMADSYKPLEMILIKSGAFMMGSPEDERGRSADETPHQTAVSQCFYMAKYELTQGQWRAVMGYPVSEFDFNPNHPVDNVSWEDCQQYIKRLNAMGKGVFRLPTEAEWEYASRAGTTARFWFGDALEYSDSGSEYIPFIDQYMWWTGNNTYNGYIGGTKEAGIKTPNPWGLYDMYGNVWEWCQDWYGAYADGPQIDPQGPESGTSRTLRGGSWNGMLKDARSAARNSYPPYERNHYVGFRLVRELEEEPVMYPTPLVEPTPLPTPTPLPASPDWPEFSPGSASGGGVSQGCGNPKGRLGAVIDSDGNPIAAWSYLSWDGEAYVYVMKFDGEQWVDWGTDRAQRKDIANAPRGVNRLVVDPADGRPIITMDFYFDEMRKFDGSAWQRWAGGGIDDPSGLEFFTDLAFLPDKTPVAFYLCGVGSAYSYFRMRKFTDGKWMEFSPGSASGYGIAEQDREGGTPQLAVTNTGEIYVLWRQPRESSSALYIKHWDGIAWISLGAGSNVSADFLDSGCNISSRALVLDSQQKPLIAYNTQDGKIFVQRFEDGQWIPIGGNLCEPERKGSSPVLVMRPDGRLVAIWQESGTRILYAKQLNGGEWHPAGEGAASGGGIAQIFGDYDAVCDAQGRIVLVYTGEDREIYVKKFEP
- a CDS encoding sulfatase is translated as MISKHRTLIADADMGAISENQLARVEGKKWNILFLYADQHRGMDMGCAGNGQVMTPTFDRLAREGTFFANGVANCPVCTPSRAILLTGKYPLTNRAVVNDLPLPTGQDTLASLLRAQGYRTGYIGKWHLDGIPRSKFTPPGPRRQGFDDFWAAYNCSHAYFDPKYYLDAPELVRRPGYEPDIQTDLAIDFIKKYKEEPFFLMLSWGPPHAPYELVPESYRTMYDPREIQLPRNAINAPQRTVADYYAAISALDHNAGWLLQTLDELGLRENTLIVYTADHGDMLWSHDRVKKQQPWEESIRVPLILSAPGLIPAGERCDALVGTADMAPTLLGLLGVPAPSVMQGWNLSQRILAGEGKEHNSVPIMDIVPSDQANIWHGREWRGVRTKRYTYARWKDLGWVLYDNQEDPYQTINRIKDPDFAAVRQELENELQQWLDKLGDRFLPAQEQLQELGLSQLFQERQEHFHSGKNW
- a CDS encoding sugar ABC transporter ATP-binding protein — protein: MSQTEPILRMAGIVKNYPGVQALKQVNFDVREGEVHALVGENGAGKSTLMKILAGAENMDSGEIFIGGEKALIDSPHKAQALGVSIIYQEFNLVPQLGAAENIFLGKEPTRFGFVDFKREKREAAQLLERLGISFDLDEPVNRLSIAQQQMVEIAKALSVKAKIIAMDEPSATLTLHELKNLFALIRTLKEQGVSIVYISHRLEEIFEICDRLTVLRDGEWIGTKEISEVDREGIIEMMVGRKITEEFPKEVFSPGEEILRVEGLGRGFVKDVSFNIRKGEITALTGLVGAGRTETARMVFGADQPEAGVIYFEGKMIHIASPRQAIDLGICLLTEDRKGQGLVLGMRIRENITLPTLMEFCRYLFIQGKKERETADRSMKELTIKAPSAETEAQNLSGGNQQKVVLAKWLLAHSKLFIFDEPTRGIDVGAKREIYLLMNELLRRGAGILMISSELPEVLGMADRVLVMSAGRVVGELSRSEATQEKIMDLATSSPKRSEFAA
- a CDS encoding Gfo/Idh/MocA family oxidoreductase, with translation MKAVSIVVKEWLQEIMMKNNRREFMKKSTQNAALASVLVSIGSHSILGANERIRLGGIGVGDRGQDRLRAAMKFNAEAVALCDVNQLMLEQAREKLGGTAELYKEHEKLLERNDIDAVVLATPDHWHHDIFLDAMAAEKDAYQEKPLSHTIEEGASMVKAAKKTDRVVQIGNHRRSGTHWHEAFKAIKEGVIGEVKWVRTYDCRNFSNGDPYQIRGRNKALYDPEKIDWKRFLGKAPQKPYSSDRASAWRWFWDYAGGLLTDIGAHNIDVAMWMSDCLDIQSVVSNGGVYHLDFWETPDVAHTTMDCGTFSIDFSVQFLNGYDGYGHSIFGTKGAVIQSDQDNFVRIYSQDDRSKSIAEWEMNNEGDAHMANFLDCVKSRAKTNSPIETANRVITACQLSNMAYRLNKKIYWDAQKNRIHPAS